A region from the Candidatus Zixiibacteriota bacterium genome encodes:
- a CDS encoding response regulator, which translates to MNENLIMVVDDSPTVVKFVSFALRSSGCKVVTACDGMDAIEKMSSLEKEVDLIITDLNMPNVDGYELIKTVRENPAYTNVPIIILSSEEEEKDKKLGTKVGASSYLVKPFKPPVLMAEVSKYLKTKQPAI; encoded by the coding sequence ATGAACGAAAATCTGATAATGGTAGTTGACGATTCTCCGACAGTTGTCAAATTTGTTTCTTTCGCATTAAGGTCATCAGGCTGTAAGGTTGTTACTGCCTGTGATGGTATGGATGCCATTGAAAAAATGTCATCACTTGAGAAAGAAGTTGACCTGATAATAACAGATCTTAACATGCCGAATGTTGACGGCTACGAATTAATTAAAACAGTTAGGGAAAACCCTGCGTATACTAATGTTCCAATTATCATTCTGTCTTCTGAGGAGGAGGAAAAAGACAAGAAACTTGGAACCAAAGTTGGCGCCTCGTCATATTTAGTGAAACCTTTCAAGCCACCAGTTCTGATGGCTGAAGTGTCAAAGTATCTGAAAACAAAGCAGCCTGCTATATAA
- a CDS encoding response regulator, whose amino-acid sequence MSDIKILAVDDSPTMRRIILNTLKRAGFNNVAEACDGKDALAKLKIDKFDFVITDWNMPEMDGLTFVTTLRADDSLKSMPVLMITTRSVKDDIIQAMDAGVNNYIVKPFTPETLAEKINQVLQSI is encoded by the coding sequence GTGTCTGATATAAAAATATTAGCTGTGGACGATTCTCCAACTATGCGGAGAATTATTCTCAACACATTGAAAAGAGCCGGCTTCAATAATGTTGCCGAAGCATGCGACGGTAAAGATGCTTTGGCAAAGCTAAAAATAGACAAATTCGATTTTGTTATTACTGATTGGAATATGCCCGAAATGGACGGCTTGACATTTGTTACTACGCTCAGAGCCGATGATAGTCTAAAATCTATGCCCGTTTTGATGATTACAACCAGGTCTGTCAAGGATGATATTATTCAAGCTATGGATGCCGGAGTTAACAATTACATCGTTAAACCTTTTACGCCAGAGACACTTGCGGAAAAGATTAATCAAGTACTTCAATCTATTTAG
- a CDS encoding protein phosphatase CheZ, with amino-acid sequence MTAKKINKIEITGMISNELKELTSSVSKMMEAFRQIRKPIVESVKKVPTTAQQLEKVTEQTEQATNRVLDMVEAINNRESEISEWVSKIKELIPREVLSASNELESLMDKVGKNTVSNLNDLFNIMDAMQFQDITTQQVDHAITLLDDVEDRLMSLLNAIGNKNGIVKNKGTKKQRAFDPNAEFTVEDKKQQREIDDIIKNR; translated from the coding sequence ATGACAGCAAAAAAGATAAACAAAATTGAAATTACCGGTATGATAAGCAACGAATTAAAAGAATTAACATCATCCGTAAGTAAAATGATGGAAGCATTCCGTCAAATACGCAAACCTATTGTGGAATCAGTTAAAAAAGTTCCTACGACCGCTCAACAACTTGAAAAAGTAACCGAACAAACCGAACAAGCCACTAATAGAGTTTTGGATATGGTAGAAGCTATCAATAATCGTGAATCTGAAATCAGTGAATGGGTTAGCAAGATTAAAGAACTAATCCCCAGAGAAGTGTTGTCAGCATCAAATGAATTAGAGTCATTAATGGATAAAGTCGGAAAAAATACCGTGAGTAATCTCAATGATCTGTTCAATATCATGGATGCTATGCAGTTTCAGGATATTACTACTCAGCAGGTGGATCATGCTATAACGCTGCTTGATGATGTTGAGGATAGATTAATGTCCCTGCTTAACGCTATTGGCAACAAAAATGGTATTGTTAAAAACAAAGGCACTAAAAAACAGCGCGCTTTCGATCCCAATGCAGAATTTACCGTAGAAGACAAAAAACAGCAGCGGGAAATCGATGATATCATTAAAAACCGGTAA
- a CDS encoding response regulator, with amino-acid sequence MKAEMQAENAQILVVDDELLIRDLLYDFFTSQGYKVHMAGDGKEAFKIINEVSFQVALVDLKMPEVDGIQVVSELKRKKPEVPIIIMTAFPSMDSAIESIRKGVFNYIVKPFKMTELAETVKSALNEAKYRMERGCT; translated from the coding sequence TTGAAAGCAGAAATGCAAGCTGAGAATGCTCAAATACTGGTTGTGGATGATGAACTTTTAATAAGGGATCTTCTTTATGATTTTTTTACATCCCAGGGCTATAAAGTTCATATGGCAGGTGATGGGAAGGAAGCTTTCAAGATAATCAATGAGGTTAGTTTTCAGGTAGCTTTGGTAGATCTGAAAATGCCGGAAGTTGATGGAATACAAGTTGTATCTGAGTTGAAACGAAAAAAACCGGAAGTGCCGATAATAATTATGACTGCATTTCCATCAATGGATAGCGCTATAGAATCAATACGAAAAGGAGTATTTAATTATATTGTCAAACCATTCAAAATGACTGAATTGGCCGAAACAGTGAAAAGCGCTTTAAATGAGGCTAAATACAGAATGGAAAGAGGCTGCACATAA
- a CDS encoding response regulator, which produces MRQTKENEVGQKTKKILIVDDQSDMASLLSNYIKQLNYIPVIVGSVNEALKILNSDEYFMVISDVIMPGKNGFDLVRYLKDKYPQISIALISGYYDKNMLNMQKSLGIEKIYHKPIFLDAVMEMIDNSIKETSA; this is translated from the coding sequence ATGCGCCAAACTAAAGAAAACGAAGTTGGTCAGAAAACGAAAAAAATTTTAATTGTTGATGACCAAAGTGATATGGCATCGTTGTTAAGCAATTATATCAAGCAGTTAAACTATATTCCGGTAATTGTTGGTTCTGTGAATGAGGCTTTGAAAATTCTAAATTCGGATGAATACTTTATGGTTATTTCTGATGTCATTATGCCGGGAAAGAATGGCTTTGATCTTGTTCGATATTTGAAAGATAAATATCCACAAATCTCGATTGCTTTAATCTCCGGATATTATGATAAAAACATGCTCAATATGCAAAAATCATTAGGAATTGAAAAAATCTATCATAAACCGATTTTCTTAGATGCTGTTATGGAGATGATAGATAATTCGATTAAGGAAACTTCTGCCTGA
- a CDS encoding SpoIIE family protein phosphatase codes for MGESIDDFFQIGEVLEKQLTEIEEKLEDQINKIIDLSHIGAVFTSLLDLDMILPMVIETALRIVKGEVGEIIIFDSGEQPKTASWGLSYENIQKIKTQQGVNIIDHVRNTGESITINNLSFHDNDKVRVHQVSINSIISTPLKAQDKVVGVVTIANKEDGQEFDEDDRFSLELLGSFAAVAVMNVELHEEALIKQKIEHELDIAEHVQQTLMPQENVEYDGIDVNVYHHQAGQVGGDFYDIVKLEDGKYLAIVADVSNKGMPAALIMTAARSYIHILAEDISSLSEFVAKFNEFLCRDMQRMGGMFITMFFGLFDLKENILLSVNAGHPPGYLFRGDEVIKLKTGGPFVGQFSGIKYIENKTPLKTGDKLIVYTDGIFESVNSKGEMLGLANSLKFLKKHCHAPWHDFVNDLKILLKEYSYDVGYVDDTTLMHIEVKK; via the coding sequence ATGGGCGAATCAATTGACGACTTTTTTCAAATTGGCGAAGTTTTAGAAAAACAGCTTACCGAAATTGAAGAAAAACTTGAAGACCAAATAAACAAAATTATAGACCTATCACATATAGGCGCTGTTTTTACATCTCTTCTCGACCTGGATATGATTCTCCCTATGGTTATTGAGACCGCCTTAAGGATAGTAAAGGGCGAAGTAGGCGAGATAATCATTTTTGATTCCGGGGAACAGCCGAAAACGGCAAGCTGGGGGTTGTCATATGAAAACATTCAGAAAATTAAAACCCAACAGGGCGTCAATATAATTGACCATGTAAGGAATACAGGTGAATCTATAACAATAAATAATCTTAGTTTCCATGACAACGATAAAGTTAGAGTTCATCAGGTTAGCATAAATTCAATTATATCAACACCTTTAAAAGCTCAAGATAAAGTTGTCGGCGTCGTTACAATTGCCAATAAAGAAGATGGCCAGGAATTCGATGAAGATGATAGATTTTCCCTGGAACTTCTCGGTAGTTTCGCGGCTGTGGCTGTTATGAATGTGGAACTTCACGAGGAAGCCCTGATTAAGCAAAAAATCGAACATGAACTTGACATAGCTGAACATGTTCAACAAACACTGATGCCTCAGGAAAATGTAGAATATGATGGAATTGATGTTAACGTCTATCATCATCAAGCAGGTCAGGTTGGGGGCGATTTTTATGATATTGTCAAATTGGAGGATGGCAAATATCTAGCAATTGTTGCTGATGTGTCTAATAAGGGTATGCCGGCGGCTTTGATAATGACAGCAGCGAGATCGTATATTCACATACTAGCCGAAGATATTAGTTCTTTATCCGAATTCGTTGCCAAATTTAACGAGTTTTTATGTCGGGATATGCAAAGAATGGGCGGTATGTTTATAACCATGTTTTTCGGACTATTCGACCTAAAAGAAAATATCCTATTATCAGTAAATGCTGGACATCCTCCCGGTTATCTTTTCCGCGGTGATGAAGTAATAAAATTAAAAACCGGCGGTCCTTTCGTTGGTCAATTTTCCGGTATTAAATATATAGAAAACAAAACGCCTTTAAAAACCGGCGATAAGTTGATTGTTTACACTGACGGCATTTTCGAATCTGTCAACTCGAAAGGAGAAATGCTGGGTTTAGCTAATTCCTTAAAATTCCTGAAAAAACACTGTCACGCTCCTTGGCATGATTTTGTTAATGATTTAAAAATTCTGCTTAAGGAATACTCTTATGATGTTGGCTATGTTGATGATACAACCTTGATGCATATAGAGGTAAAAAAATGA
- a CDS encoding protein-glutamate O-methyltransferase CheR has product MTLTAKLPKKDVGGRSTVVKSAPAFSVSIKTIELKTEDFINFRDFIHEKCGMFFHENKMYLIKNRLSNRMNQLGIKNFKDYFYMVKYDTSLKEFNVLMNLLTTNETSFFRNLPQITAFSDEVLPMVIKEKAKTNNKNLRIWSAGCSTGEEPFTLSMTVMEKIPNWQTYNIEIIANDISLDVLQAARKGIYHELSLRTTPKYYKDKYFTKKGSVYHINDIVKKLIQFSQINMTDSLKMSLIKNIDIIFCRNVTIYFSDEVKRKITKSFYSSLVKNGYYFIGHSESLHGISKAFKLVYLKNGLVYKKE; this is encoded by the coding sequence ATGACATTAACTGCGAAATTGCCTAAAAAGGATGTTGGGGGTAGAAGTACGGTCGTCAAATCTGCGCCAGCATTTTCTGTATCAATAAAAACAATCGAACTTAAAACCGAGGATTTTATAAATTTTAGAGATTTCATCCATGAAAAATGCGGCATGTTTTTTCATGAAAATAAAATGTATCTGATTAAAAACCGTCTTTCGAATAGAATGAATCAACTCGGCATCAAAAACTTCAAAGACTATTTCTATATGGTTAAATATGATACCAGCTTGAAAGAATTCAATGTCTTAATGAACCTGCTGACGACAAATGAAACATCCTTTTTTCGCAATCTACCTCAGATTACTGCTTTTAGCGACGAGGTATTACCTATGGTGATAAAAGAAAAAGCTAAAACCAATAATAAGAACTTGAGAATATGGAGCGCCGGTTGTTCTACCGGAGAAGAACCATTTACGCTTTCAATGACTGTTATGGAGAAAATTCCCAATTGGCAAACTTATAATATTGAGATAATCGCCAACGATATATCTTTAGATGTTCTTCAAGCCGCCAGAAAAGGCATCTATCATGAATTGTCTCTGCGGACTACTCCTAAATATTATAAAGATAAGTATTTTACTAAAAAAGGCAGTGTTTATCATATTAATGACATAGTTAAAAAGCTGATTCAATTCTCTCAGATAAATATGACGGATTCATTAAAAATGTCATTAATAAAGAACATAGATATTATTTTCTGCCGGAATGTTACGATTTATTTTTCGGATGAGGTTAAGAGAAAAATAACTAAATCTTTTTATAGCAGTCTTGTTAAGAACGGCTACTATTTTATTGGTCATTCGGAATCGCTGCATGGTATTAGCAAGGCTTTTAAACTTGTTTACTTGAAAAATGGGCTTGTGTATAAAAAAGAATAA
- a CDS encoding HEAT repeat domain-containing protein, with protein sequence MSVSSSAIKNISKKKHVKLSEQVLKLKDPDRMEREDAAYELAANPAPQMAEELCSLLYDPDISIRNLVAEVLVKMGTVASEALIKECSSSDHDVRKFAVDIMALIGDSQYVPVLIKLLKDSNENVIGSAAEALGKVTSAEAIEPLIECLNSHPDAGPQVIESLGNIGSDKAIPILYEKSESDNIVLAYAAIEAIGKIDSPDSLKNLLRLMNVENPELRNFVLTAILKKAGSGSRDELFNASGGKFVDYLIEASASDDLEVKKAVIGEMAFWSGDKVVEALIKTCEFPNQEVVEMAQGALRIAGSTGLNAIIDGVKNGTDLIKTYLIEISSFLKSPELLEVILSQAKSDNPDVRVAVAKTLAKFYNQETIDVLLSLTNDDVGHVKAEALKTLGYIGDESIVENIAKHLDDEYSDVSEACFGALVLIGGEKTINLFKRDIESSNIQRKILAVRGLGWIGEQQAVEILLNSLGNEEAEVRRHAVIGLSKMHYPGLDDKLTYLLIDENPEVRKAVVDAYLNILGENAGEKIRVLLDDDDMWVRFYAINALASINDASCLDKLLEIMPAQPPFVQIPIINLISIADDSKVVSELEKISKSENEDIRNAAMEAIESRNAS encoded by the coding sequence ATGTCAGTTTCATCCTCAGCAATAAAGAATATTAGCAAGAAGAAGCATGTCAAGCTTTCTGAACAGGTCTTGAAATTGAAAGACCCCGACAGAATGGAGCGAGAGGATGCGGCTTATGAATTGGCCGCTAATCCTGCCCCTCAAATGGCTGAAGAATTATGCTCGCTTCTTTATGATCCGGATATTTCTATTCGGAATCTTGTTGCAGAAGTTTTAGTTAAAATGGGAACAGTTGCGTCTGAAGCATTGATAAAAGAATGCTCATCAAGCGACCATGATGTTAGAAAATTTGCTGTCGATATTATGGCTCTTATTGGTGACTCTCAATATGTGCCCGTCTTAATAAAACTACTGAAAGACTCAAACGAAAACGTAATCGGTTCAGCGGCGGAAGCTTTAGGCAAGGTTACCAGCGCCGAGGCTATTGAACCTTTGATAGAATGCCTGAACTCGCATCCCGATGCCGGTCCTCAGGTTATCGAATCTTTAGGGAATATAGGCTCTGATAAAGCTATTCCCATACTCTATGAAAAATCCGAGTCCGACAACATAGTGCTGGCTTATGCCGCTATTGAGGCGATTGGTAAAATCGATTCACCCGATTCTTTAAAGAACCTCTTAAGGCTGATGAATGTTGAAAATCCCGAACTCAGAAATTTTGTTCTGACAGCGATACTAAAAAAGGCTGGTTCCGGAAGTAGAGACGAACTCTTCAATGCTTCCGGAGGCAAATTCGTTGATTATTTAATAGAGGCTTCAGCCAGCGATGACCTGGAAGTAAAAAAAGCTGTTATCGGCGAAATGGCTTTTTGGAGCGGCGATAAGGTAGTGGAAGCTCTTATCAAAACGTGTGAATTTCCCAATCAGGAAGTTGTTGAAATGGCTCAGGGAGCGCTAAGAATTGCCGGCAGTACCGGGTTGAACGCTATTATTGACGGTGTTAAAAACGGTACGGATTTAATAAAAACATATCTAATCGAAATATCATCGTTTTTAAAATCGCCCGAATTGCTTGAGGTTATTCTATCTCAAGCAAAATCTGATAACCCTGATGTTAGAGTGGCTGTGGCTAAAACGCTGGCAAAATTCTATAATCAAGAAACTATTGATGTCCTACTGAGTCTCACAAATGATGATGTTGGTCATGTTAAAGCAGAAGCCCTTAAAACGCTCGGTTATATCGGTGATGAGTCTATCGTTGAGAATATAGCCAAACATCTTGATGATGAGTATTCGGACGTAAGCGAGGCTTGTTTTGGCGCATTAGTGCTGATTGGCGGCGAAAAAACAATTAACCTGTTTAAAAGGGATATTGAAAGCTCGAACATACAGAGAAAAATATTGGCAGTCCGCGGGTTAGGCTGGATTGGCGAACAGCAGGCAGTTGAAATATTGCTGAACTCATTAGGCAACGAGGAAGCTGAAGTGCGCCGTCATGCGGTTATTGGCTTATCAAAAATGCACTATCCGGGCTTAGATGATAAATTAACATATCTGCTTATAGATGAGAACCCGGAGGTCAGAAAAGCTGTCGTTGACGCCTATTTGAATATCTTGGGTGAAAATGCCGGCGAAAAAATAAGAGTTCTTCTTGATGATGATGATATGTGGGTGCGGTTCTATGCTATTAATGCTTTGGCTTCAATCAACGATGCAAGCTGCCTTGATAAATTGCTTGAAATAATGCCGGCTCAACCGCCATTTGTGCAAATCCCAATAATTAATCTGATTTCAATAGCTGATGATTCTAAAGTTGTATCGGAACTGGAAAAAATATCAAAATCAGAAAACGAAGATATTCGAAATGCCGCTATGGAGGCGATTGAAAGCAGAAATGCAAGCTGA
- a CDS encoding chemotaxis protein CheA has translation MQEIIDEFMIETTEIVESLDSDLIKLEKDPHDLELLNSIFRGAHTMKGTSGFLGYDHLMNLTHRMEDVLNKLRKNELQVTEKVMDVLLEAVDYVKLVLQDIIDNQQGNTDTSGIISKLTAIYNSEPLPESKPQAADSASVEVEETKGETAAETTEIKAETAASDKPKESPRTEAAVSSSAPPKKSASNVIESTIRVGVDRLDSLVNMVGELVLHRNALIQTTNILQGAHEADQNVERLVQAASDISFMTTELHVAIMKMRMLQIGHVFNKFPRIVRDLSRELSKKMDLEISGEDTELDKSVIEEINDPLMHLIRNSADHGIELPEDRVNAGKPERGTIELSACQEGNNIVIKVGDDGKGMNLESIKKKIIEKGLASPEAVEQMAQKEILSYIFQPGLSTARTTTLVSGRGVGMDVVRTNIEKLKGTIELSSEEGKGSLVTIRLPLTLAIVQGLLVKCGKDVFAVPLASVIETVIVPIGQVKYINQKPVIKLRDSILPIVELTHVLFNISPENRDNLRIVVVGLAEKRMGLIVDSLVGQEEIVIKSMGDYLGETPGVAGATIMGDGRVRLIIDLASLFELV, from the coding sequence ATGCAGGAAATTATAGATGAGTTTATGATAGAAACTACTGAGATTGTCGAATCTTTAGATTCAGATCTGATTAAACTCGAAAAGGACCCCCATGACTTAGAACTACTAAATTCCATATTCAGGGGCGCTCATACAATGAAGGGTACCTCCGGGTTTCTGGGATATGACCACCTGATGAATTTGACTCACCGCATGGAGGATGTGCTAAATAAGCTTCGTAAAAACGAACTACAGGTTACGGAAAAAGTAATGGATGTTCTGCTTGAGGCTGTCGATTATGTTAAGTTGGTTTTACAGGATATAATCGATAATCAGCAGGGTAATACCGACACCTCCGGAATTATTTCTAAGCTAACCGCAATTTACAATAGCGAACCGCTCCCTGAATCAAAACCGCAAGCAGCTGATTCAGCAAGCGTTGAAGTAGAGGAAACCAAAGGTGAAACGGCGGCTGAAACAACCGAAATAAAAGCAGAAACAGCAGCTTCCGATAAGCCAAAGGAATCTCCACGGACTGAAGCGGCGGTTTCAAGTTCTGCGCCACCTAAGAAAAGCGCAAGCAATGTTATCGAATCAACTATCAGGGTTGGCGTCGACAGGTTGGATAGTTTGGTTAATATGGTTGGCGAACTGGTGCTTCATAGAAACGCCCTTATACAGACAACAAACATACTTCAGGGCGCACATGAGGCCGACCAAAATGTAGAACGACTTGTTCAGGCAGCATCAGACATCAGTTTTATGACCACCGAACTTCATGTGGCCATTATGAAAATGAGAATGCTGCAGATTGGTCATGTATTCAACAAATTCCCGCGAATTGTACGCGACCTTTCACGTGAATTATCCAAAAAAATGGACTTGGAAATTTCAGGCGAGGATACAGAACTTGATAAATCGGTAATCGAGGAAATCAATGATCCTTTAATGCATCTGATTCGAAACTCGGCCGACCATGGAATTGAATTGCCTGAAGACAGGGTGAACGCCGGCAAACCTGAACGCGGTACAATTGAACTATCTGCTTGTCAGGAAGGAAATAATATTGTTATCAAGGTGGGGGATGACGGCAAAGGAATGAATTTGGAGTCTATTAAGAAGAAGATTATTGAAAAAGGTTTAGCTTCTCCTGAGGCTGTAGAACAAATGGCGCAAAAGGAAATTCTTTCCTATATATTCCAACCCGGCTTATCTACCGCGAGAACAACAACTTTAGTTTCGGGGCGCGGTGTAGGGATGGATGTAGTAAGAACAAACATTGAAAAACTAAAAGGCACTATTGAACTATCTAGCGAAGAGGGGAAAGGATCTCTGGTAACGATAAGGCTTCCTCTTACTCTGGCGATAGTTCAAGGATTGCTGGTAAAGTGTGGCAAGGATGTTTTTGCAGTGCCGCTTGCGTCAGTTATTGAAACCGTGATTGTGCCTATAGGTCAAGTTAAATATATAAATCAAAAACCGGTAATAAAGCTTCGCGACAGCATACTGCCTATTGTGGAATTAACTCATGTATTATTTAACATATCTCCCGAAAATAGGGACAACTTAAGAATCGTGGTTGTCGGTTTAGCCGAAAAGAGAATGGGATTAATCGTCGATTCGCTTGTCGGACAAGAAGAAATCGTTATTAAATCAATGGGCGATTACCTGGGTGAAACGCCCGGTGTGGCGGGTGCTACAATCATGGGCGACGGCAGAGTGAGGCTTATTATAGATCTGGCAAGCCTTTTTGAGTTAGTTTAG
- a CDS encoding ATP-binding protein encodes MTCPLKIYFPARWEYLKIAEDIFSVIANNVTSDRQKAYNIMTVLSEAYNNAYLYGNKDSLDAQIVFETCFKNNKFTASIINEGTGFDDKNISWNEYPSADVESGRGLKIIKQLCDKVEFRKISNNIFEVFVEIEIDENKIVRS; translated from the coding sequence ATGACATGCCCGCTAAAAATATATTTTCCAGCCAGATGGGAATACCTGAAAATAGCGGAGGATATATTCAGCGTTATTGCTAATAATGTCACCTCAGATCGCCAGAAAGCATACAATATCATGACCGTTTTATCGGAAGCTTATAATAATGCCTATCTATATGGCAATAAAGACTCGTTAGATGCCCAAATTGTTTTTGAAACATGTTTCAAAAATAATAAATTTACAGCTTCGATAATAAATGAAGGGACGGGATTTGACGACAAAAATATTAGCTGGAATGAATACCCTTCAGCAGATGTCGAATCGGGGAGGGGATTAAAAATTATTAAGCAATTATGCGATAAAGTAGAATTCAGGAAAATAAGTAATAATATATTTGAAGTATTTGTCGAAATTGAAATTGATGAGAATAAAATAGTGAGATCTTAA
- a CDS encoding STAS domain-containing protein has translation MDIQKRMEGDITILNIEGRLDLTSASSLKDASKQVLESESKKMILNLNKVDFINSSGLGALVSILKEVRSSRGSMKLTNLAPYVKEIFDITQLANIFEIFPDEKQALSSY, from the coding sequence ATGGATATTCAAAAACGTATGGAAGGTGATATTACCATCCTAAACATCGAAGGTCGGCTTGATTTAACAAGCGCTTCATCTTTGAAAGATGCATCAAAACAGGTGCTGGAATCGGAATCGAAAAAAATGATTTTAAACCTTAATAAAGTCGATTTTATTAACAGCTCAGGACTTGGTGCTTTAGTATCGATTCTCAAAGAAGTGCGCAGCTCGCGAGGGTCGATGAAACTGACAAATCTGGCGCCTTATGTCAAAGAGATATTCGATATAACTCAGCTTGCAAACATCTTCGAGATTTTCCCTGATGAAAAACAGGCGCTTTCTAGTTATTAA